The DNA segment GACATTTTAATAGGTTTACCGTTATCCAATAGCTTTACTAATTGGCAAATTTTAACATCTAAAGTTGCCTCATTATCTGTGACTGCTTTAACTGCGGACTTAACCCGCTTAATATATCCCCCGTGATCAGCCCCCCATACGTCTATTTGATTAGAAAAACCGCGCTGAAATTTATCTCGATGGTAAGCAATATCCCCTGCGAAATATGTCCACGTTCCATCGGACTTTTTTAACGCTCTATCCACATCGTCTCCTAATTCCACCGCCTTGAATAACGTCTGAGGTCTTGGCTCCCAGTCATCTAACTTTTTACCTTTGGGAGGGTCTAAAACTCCCTCGTATATTAGACCACGTGCACCCAAGTCGTTTAAACAGTCGATAACCTTACCTGAGTCCACAAGAGTACGCTCAGAGGTGAAGACATCAGGTTTGACACCTAATTCGGCGAGATCAGCCCGTATTAATTTCATCATTTCGTCAATAGCAATCTTCCGAACGGGGCCAAGCCATTCGGACTCCGGAGAATTCTTAAACTTTTCCTTGTATTTTTTTGCTAAAATTTGTCCTACTGGCTTAAGGTAGGCGCCGGGGTACAGTCCATCTTCGATGTGACCTATTTCATCGCCAAGAACTTCCCGGTATCGCATAAAAGCAGATCGTGCTAATGCATCGACCTGCGCCCCAGCATCATTGATATAATATTCCCGTGTCACATCATAGCCCACTTTGCTCAAAAGTGACGCTAAGACATCGCCAAAAACTGCGCCTCTTGCATGGCCAATATGAAGCGGCCCAGTTGGATTAGCTGATACATATTCGATATTTACTTTTTTTCCCTTACCTATAGTAGATTCCCCAAACCTATTTTTAAGATCTAATATGTCACTCAAACATTGATGCCAGAAAGGCAACCTCAAATGAATATTTATAAAACCCGGCCCTGCGATGTCAGCTCTTTCAACCTCCTCAAACTCTTCTAACAACCGCCCTAGTTTTTCGGCTAATTCCCGGGGCGCTATCGCAGCAGGCCTTGCTAATACCATGGCCACGTTAGTTGCCACATCACCATGCGCCGCATCGCGGGGTGGCTCTACTGCTATATTATCTAGTGCAAGGCCCTGCGGAATTGCTTCAGTCAAGGCCAATTTATCGACACAAGAAATGATATGTTTTCGAATATTTAAAAAAAGGTTCATGAATTGGAGCCACTCTGGTGAAACATGGCACGGTGCAAATTAATAGCGTAACGATCCGTCATACCCGCTATATAATCTGCAACAACACGTGCAGTGACTGCTGAGTGAGGTACATCTGCTCCTTGTGCCCATTCCTGAGGTAATTTTTCAGGCTCATCATGGAATAAATGAAAAAGGTCACACAATTGTTCCGCCCCAATGGCCGCTTCATTTAGTACCGCAGGGTGTAAATACATATTTTTGAATAAGAATGATTTAATTTTTCCTTCATCACCTGCTACCGCCGGCGAAAAACTCGCGATTGGTGTTCCAAAATATCGAATATCGTCTGCTGAGGAAACCCCTGCTTCAATCAGATTAACATTGGTTTGATCCGTCAGATCATCAATTGCTTTGCCGATCAAACGACGTATAGACTCATGAATTACACGCGGCATTTCCAGCCCTTTGTATTCATTAAGAACTTTGCGAAAGAGACCAATAATGTGCGGCACGTCTTCGAGCATTTCAAGTGTTATGATACCAGCACGTAATCCGTCGTCGAGATCATGATTGTCATAGGCTATATCATCGGCCAAAGCCGCGATTTGTGCTTCAAGGGCAGGATAAGAAGCAAGCTCTAAGTCGTGTTTTTTGTTATATGAAACTATCGTTGGGGGTAAACCTCCATCAGTACCGTTTGAGATAAGCGGCCCGTTGTGTTTAACCACGCCCTCAAGTGTCTCCCAACACAGATTTAGCCCTTCAAAAGCAGGGTGGCGTCGCTCCAATAGGGTAAGGATTCGAAGAGTTTGATCATTATGATCAAATCCACCGAATTCTTCCATGCATTTATTAAGCGCTTCCTCCCCCACATGACCAAAAGGCGGATGCCCGAGGTCATGGGCTAAGGCTAGTGCTTCCGTAAGATCTTCATCTACCCCTAGAGAACGTGCGAGTGCGCGTGCGATCTGAGCCACCTCTAAGGTATGGGTTAGACGCGTGCGGTAATGATCGCCTTCTGGAGATATAAAAACTTGCGTTTTGTGCATCAATCTTCGAAAAGCGGTCGCATGAATGATGCGATCACGGTCTCGTTGAAATCCAGTTCGGCGTCGACTGGTGGGCTCAACATATAACCGTCCTCGACTGTCATCGAATCGGCTGGCATAAGGGGCAAGTGTTATGGACATGTTAGGAGTATTGTTGTCACATTCGAAAAGGCAGAAGTACAAATTACGTAAAAATAATTCTAGTGATTGACTTTTCACCCTCTGCTATCAACTATATAACATGTTTATGCAACCATTTTCAGGGGTTAGATTACCTAGATGGCTGATATATTCGAAAGTCATGATGAGCATACACAGCGCAACTTTAGTGTAAGCGAAGCCGCTATTAACCGAATCGCTCAAATCATGGAGACTGAATCGGATAAAGAAACAAAACTTCGTGTTTCTGTATCCGGTGGAGGGTGCTCCGGCTTTCAATATGGCTTTACTTTTGACAATAACATAACACCGGATGATCACTTGTTTGAGCGTGACGGCGTTACTGTAGTTGTCGATGACACTTCACTAGATTTACTAAACGGAGCGGAACTCGATTTCGTTACCGATCTAATCGGGGCATCATTTCAAATTAAAAACCCCAATGCCACATCCTCATGTGGGTGTGGTTCGTCATTCTCAATATAGGGCACACGAACGGCACGTGTTTCACTACGTCATCCACCATACGACTGAACTGTAAACCTTCAAACTATGCGCCCACCTCTCACATATGCTTTTCAGGACAATATTAGGAAACGGAGCTATTTTTGAAACTTGCTACATTTAACGTGAACTCAATAAAAGCCCGACTTCCGAGGGTGCTTGAATGGCTCTCTGACGCAAAACCGGATGTCGTTTTGCTCCAGGAAATAAAGTGTGTAGATGAGGCCTTTCCATCAATGGAATTCGAAAGTCGTGGCTACAAAGCCGCGACCCACGGTCAAAAAGCCTACAACGGCGTGGCTATTTTATCTTTACACGAAATGGATGATATAACTCGCGGGCTTCCCGGTGACCCCAGTGATGAGCAAGCCCGCTACATCGAGGCTACCATACAGGGTATACGAGTTTGTGGTCTTTATTTGCCTAACGGCAACCCTACTGATACCGAGAAATTTACTTACAAAATTGCTTGGATGGACAGGCTCATTGAACATATTTCAACCCGGCTGCTACCAACAGAAATGCCTTTTGTCCTTGGCGGAGACTTTAATGTCTGCCCTACTGATAAAGATTGCTATAATCCAGAAGGCTTTGCAAACGACGCGCTTTGCCGCCCAGAGTCCCGCGCACGTTTCCGTACAATGATCAATTTAGGCCTTACCGAAGCCTGGCGAGCTCTTCACAAAGAAGTAGCTTATTCATATTGGGACTACATGGCCGGCCGATGGCAAAAGGACGAGGGTGTTAGGATTGACCATTGGCTTTTGTCCCCGCAGGCTGCTGATCGCCTTCAAAGCTGTGAAATTGACAGAGCCCCTCGCGGCAAGGAAAAAGCGTCGGATCACACACCTGTATTCCTTGAAATTTCTGATGGGAATAAAGGCTTCAATAGTTCCTAATTATTTATCTCTAATTATCAAAGTCATTTAGTGAAGAAGTGCAAAAATATGGAAAAGTTCACCGCAAAATTCCCAATTGGGCAAGTAGTACGGCACCGCCGACATCCCTTCCGTGGTGTGATTTTTGATGTCGACCCGACTTTCTCTAATACCGAGGAGTGGTGGCAATCTATTCCTGAAGAATCACGGCCGAGGAAAGATCAGCCGTACTATCACTTGTTCGCTGAAAATTCTGAGATCACCTACATCGCCTATGTATCCGAACAAAACCTGCTACTAGACGATACCGGTAAACCTGTTAGACACCCAGCGGTCTCGTCAGTTTTTAACGGAATGGAGGATGGTCGCTATGTATTGCGGACGGAGCACACCCATTAAATCCCGACCATAACCTTCACCGGAACCCCTCCAATAAAACCAGAAACCAAGATCTAACCTTCAAAAGTCGGAGTGAACCTAAAAGGCACATTCAGTGCGCACCACTTCCTTTATGAAATGCCATTCAAATTTACACAACGTTTTTGAATGAAATGGAGCTGAATTCCAGTTTCTACGAAGACATACTTGTAAACATTACTCCGAGTTTAACAGGCTTATTCCAAGCAAGTAGGTTTTATCGATGATACAAAAATCCTATTCAAGGAGATAGATCGCATATTGTCCGTAATTGATATCCTAAACTTAAACCAAAACACAGGACTTTAATGAGCAGCATTAACTCTAAATGTCTGCATAAACATGCTTTTCTGCCTTTGCGCCCGGATGAGTCACGGCACCTTTGTAAGCTGGCCCAACCGTTTGAGCGTAGCGCCAAAGCGCTCCCGACTGGAATTCCGTCTCTCGTGGTTTCCACTCTTCCCTACGATCGGAAATTTGCTTATCATTAAGGTCAACCGACAAGATTCCCTCGACGGCATCTATTGTGATCATGTCGCCATCTCTCAGTAGCCCGATAGGTCCGCCGACCGCAGCCTCAGGACCTACATGACCGACGCAAAAACCGCGGGTTGCTCCTGAAAAACGGCCGTCAGTTATAAGGGCGACCTTGTCACCCATCCCCTGCCCATAAAGTGCTGCGGTAGTCGCAAGCATTTCCCTCATACCCGGTCCTCCCTTCGGGCCTTCATAACGTATAACTAACACCTCACCCTCACGGTAATTTTTATTTTCAACGCAAGAAAAAGCGTCTTCCTCGCAATCAAAACAACGGGCTGGCCCAGTAAACGACTGATTTTCCAAACCTGCTACCTTAACAATGGCGCCCTCTGGGGCAAGGTTCCCCTTCAAGCCGACGACGCCTCCTGTTTTGGTAATTGGATTACTAACCGGGTAAATAATCTTTTGGTCGTCGGGAACTTTTATATCCTCTAGATTTTCACCGATTGTCTTGCCCGTTACCGTCATACAGTCGCCATCAAAATATCCGCCATTCAGCAATGCTCGCATCAGAACCGGAACACCTCCTATTTCAAACAGATCTTTTGCCACATATTGTCCGCCCGGCTTCAGATCTGCTATATACGGAGTATCTTTGAATATATCTGCCACATCAAAAATATCGAAATCGATTCCGGCTTCATGAGCCATCGCTGGCAAATGGAGCGCTGCATTTGTTGATCCCCCAGAGCTAGCAACTATACGAGCTGCATTCACCAACGAGCTGCGGGTGACAATATCACGTGGCCGCAAATTATTTTTGAGCAACTCCATAACGGACCAGCCAGATGCCTCTGCATACTCGTCACGAGATTCGTAGGGTGCAGGCGCACCAGCAGAACCAGGCAACGCAAGACCAATCGCTTCCGAAACACATGCCATTGTATTAGCAGTGAATTGCCCACCACAAGAACCAGCTGAGGGACATGCAACGCACTCCAATTCGTGCAAATCCTCGTCGCTCATATTTCCAGCACTATGTGCCCCCACAGCTTCAAAAACATCCTGTACCGTGACGTCCTTACCCTTGAATTTACCAGGTAAGATTGATCCACCGTACATGAACACCGACGGCACATTGAGCCTCAGCATAACCATCATCATTCCCGGTAAGGATTTGTCACAACCAGCGAGCCCTACCAAAGCATCATAACAATGGCCACGCATAGTTAGTTCGACAGAGTCCGCTATAAGATCTCGGCTTACAAGAGAACTTTTCATGCCGGAATGACCCATCGCAATTCCATCGGTTACGGTAATTGTAGTGAACTCACGCGGTGTTCCGTGGGCTTCTTTTACTCCCCTTTTTGTAGCTTGTGCCTGACGCGAAAGTGAAATATTGCAGGGAGCCGCCTCGTTCCAACATGTCGCTACCCCCACGAATGGCTGTGCAATTTCCTCTTCACTCATCCCCATTGCATAATAGTAGGAACGATGAGGGGCACTTTCTGGGCCAACGGAAACGTATCGGCTTGGTAGTTTTGATTTATCGATGCTCATAATGGGTACACCTTTTTGACAGCTGCTAAACTTTTGATGATCTCACTGCCCTGACCTCAATGACTTGTCAACCGGACATTCAGTCTAATTCTTTCGATTGTTCGGTGTAAAAAGAAGATTGTCATTAGAATAGATATTTTTCGCCGTTATCATTGGTGTGCCGTTAAACGCTCAAGCGCCAGCGCTAATTTATTCTTAACCCTATTTTCAGATACTAAGCGTAACCTCTGCTCTTCTATGATTTCGGCTGGAGCCTTTTGAAGAAATTGTTCATTATCCAATTTCCTTTTAAGTTTGTCTATTTCAGCTACAGCTTTTTTCATCTCCTTATCTAGACGATTTTTCTCGGCATCGAGATCAATGACCGCCGCAAGTTGAAGAAATATGGTAACATCATCATGGACCAGCTGAACGGCGTCCGAAGGGATAGACTTATCAGTGGAAAAATCAGAAATACGCGCAAGCCTACAAATTAACTTTTCATGCTCCATAAGCCAGCCTCTGTCTTTTTCGCCCAACCCGACAATAATTGCTGGAATTTTAGCCCCCGCAGGCACATTCATTTCGGCCCTAACTGACCGGACACCGGTAATTAGGCGGATGACCCAATCAATTTCGTTAGCGGTAGTTTCATCTCTAAGACCCAACTCAAGGGAGGGCCACCGCTCAAGTATTAATTGCTTATGTCTGCCGCCAATCAATCTCTGATACAACTCTTCAGTGATAAAGGGCATAAAGGGGTGCAGCAATATTAACATCTGTTCGAACAACCAAGCCGCAGTATTCTGGGTCTCCGTTTTAATTTTTTCATTCTTATGAGCAAGCAATGGTTTGGCAAATTCAAGATACCAGTCACAGTAAGTGCCCCAGACAAACTGATACAGAGTTTGTGCAGCATCATTAAAACGAAAGATTTCGAGTTCCCTACTTGTTTTAATACTGCAATTAACAAGTTCACCAATAATCCACCTGTTAACTGTCTGAGATACATGCCGAGGATCAAACTCGGTTCCAAACGGGCAATTATTCATCTCACAAAATCTAGCTGCATTCCAAATTTTGGTAGCAAAATTACGTGCGCCCTCAACCCGGCCTACCGACAGCTTAATATCTCTCCCTGGGGCAGCCAAGGAGGCTAAAGTAAACCTAAGCGCATCGCACCCATATTGGTCTATGAGCTCCAAAGGATCGATAACATTCCCTTTAGATTTTGACATTTTCTGTCCATTTTCATCTCGAACTAAGGCGTGCACATAAACTGTCCGGAACGGAACATCACCCATGAATTCAATACCCAGCATCATCATTCGTGCAACCCAGAAGAAAATGATATCGAAGCCAGTAACTAGGACATCAGTGGGATAACGACGGTCAAGATCAGAAGTTTTTTCCGGCCAGCCAAGTGTGGAGAAAGACCAGAGGCCAGATGAGAACCAAGTATCCAAAACATCCTCATCGCGCCTAAGTTCTGTAATCTTACCATAATGTTTTTGTGCGGCTTGATGAGCCTCTTCTTCAGATAACGCTACAAATATTTCACCATCAGGACCATACCATGCAGGAATTTGATGTCCCCACCATAACTGCCGTGAGATGCACCAAGGCTGAATATTCCTCATCCATTCAAAGTAGGTCTTTGACCAATTTTCTGGGACAAATTTCGTATCGCCGTCCTCGACAGCCTTGATCGCAGGCTTTGCAAGCTCTTTCGCATTAACAAACCATTGGTCCGTTAAATACGGCTCTATAGGCACTCCACCTCGATCACCATAAGGAACCATATGAATGTGATCTTCAACCTTCTCAAAGAGCCCTTCGGCCTTGATGTCTTTTATAATTTTTTCTCTAGCTTCAAATCTATCGAGACCACGGTAGCGTTCAGGTGCTTCATCACTAATCCGACCCCGCGCATCAAGCACATTAATCATGTCGAGCTCATGCCGACGACCAACCTCAAAATCATTGAAATCGTGCGCAGGAGTAATCTTGACAGCCCCCGAGCCCTGTTCAGGATCTGCGTATTCGTCTTCAATAATTTCTATACGTCTTCCAACCAAGGGTAACAAGCAATATTCGCCAATCATGCCTTTGTATCGCTTGTCGTCCGGATGCACTGCAACAGCTGTGTCCCCGAGCATCGTTTCCGGCCTAGTGGTCGCAACAGTAATGAACTTTTGATCCATACCTTCGATCGGATACCGGAAATACCAAAGGTGTCCGTTGGTTTCCGTCTGTACGACCTCAAGATCGGAGATAGCAGTTTCTAATTTTGGGTCCCAATTAACCAACCGTTTGTCGCGATAAATTAATCCTTTAGAGTACAGTTGAACGAAAACCTTTGATACTGCTTGACTTAGACCCTCATCCATCGTGAATCGCTCGCGACCCCAGTCACAGGAAGCACCTAATCGGCGTAATTGCTTCGTGATGGTACCACCAGACTGTTCTTTCCACTTCCAAACGCGACTGAGAAAATTCTCTCGTCCGATTTCACGCCGACTTTCTCCATTCTCAGACAATTGGCGCTCAACAACCATTTGCGTCGCGATGCCAGCATGATCCATCCCCGGCTGCCAAAGCGCATCTTTACCAACCAACCGAGCTTGACGAATTAAAATATCTTGAAGAGTATTGTTAAGTGCGTGTCCCATATGAAGGCTGCCTGTGACGTTAGGCGGCGGTATAACAATAGTATATGGATCGGCATCGGGTGATCGACCCGACTCGAAAGCACCGCTGTCCTCCCACTCACCATATAGCCTTGGTTCAACCTCATTTGGTTGATAAAATTTTTCGAGATTACTCATGAATGCCTAATTAAGGGACAGCCCACAGATCATGATAACGCGCCTAAAAATTATTTATTTTGGTTCTGCTTGGTCCGCCATACGTTGAATTTCCTTTTGCACCAAACGTTCGACCATATCCGGGAGGTTCGCGTCAAGCCATTCCCGCAACATTGGCCGAAGGAGGTCTTCCGCTAATTGTTCAACGGTAGTCCCAGGCCGGTGCTCACGAATTGCCGCAGATAGACTGGTTAGTGAATTAGTCATTTTTGCTCTTTGAGGATCCCCAACCAACGCATCAGCTTTTTTCTCTGGTGGTTTAGATGGCGGGGGCGGGGGAGGAGGAGGAGGTGGTGGTGGTGGTGGCGCGGCCTCAATTTCAGATGCAATGGTTGCTTCCTCCGGCTGTTTCTCAAGACCGTCGTCTGGATTGGAAACCTCGTCTTTTATTTCATCTACCAGCTCAATTTCCTCTTCATCATCATCTTCACCAGGAACCTCGTCCTCCAAAACAAGCTCGCTATCATCATCCTCAACCGTATCAGGAGGTGCACCTTTCATATCCGATTTCTGACCATCGTCATCCTCAGAAATTATCTTTCGGATAGATGCCAAAATTTCATCCATTGAAGGTCCTTGCTGTCCGCCACCTTCACTCATGGTTTAATACTCTCTTAATTAACCCCATCGAATTCATACCGGTCACTTAATTTGTAAATTATTCTCAGGGTTTTTTTACCTCATTTGATACATTAGATGACCCAATATCATCACCCAGCCCAAATATCTTCCACTGTACTGCGCTATAGTGCACATTAGTGTCATAATAACCACTAGGCAGCTTCAAAGCTGGGCCGGTAAGTCGTCCGGTTGCACTCATAACATCGAACCTCGCAACCACTTCATCGCGTTCCGCTCTAACCAAATCGACCTTAGCATCTAGCAATTCTTGTTCCGCATCAAGAACATTCAGGACAGTGCGTGATCCCACCAACGCTTCCTGTTGGACACCCTCTAATGCGATCTGTGCAGCACGCACTTCGGCCTTCAATGATTCAATTCGAGCACGCGCCGTTGACAATGATTCCCAGCCGCTCGTGGCCTCCTCTACGGCTTGCCGCCTAGCCTCTTCAATTTGCATTCTAGACTGAGCATGTAGTTGTTTAGCCTCACGTACCCTACTAAAGACGGACCCCTGCTGGTAAATTGGAACCGTCAATTGCGCCCTCAATTCATAATCTGTGTTATCCCGGTTAAGCACCGATTGATTACGTCCCTTCGTTGCCTGACCTATCAAATCTAAGCTTGGAAGTAATTCCCCCGTTATCTCGTTGGCGTTATGAAGGGCTGCAGCCTCGTCAAATTTCGCAGCCAAAATAACCGGGCTGTTTTCTTTGGCAAGCCTGATCGCGTCTTTTGCGTCACTAGGCAATTCAAGAGCTGGATCAGGCTTATTCAAATCTGTTGCATCTACGCCCACAATTTGTCTGAAAACACCCCGGCTTGTTTTAAGATTACCTTCTGCTTGGATACGATCTGCTTGCGCACCTGACAAGCGCGCCTCAGCCTGCGCAACATCAGTCCGCGTTACTTCTCCCACATTAAATCGGTCTTGTGTCGCCTCTAATTGACGAGCCAAAACTTTTTCATTATTCACCGTAAGCTTCAGAACTGCGCCGTCTCTAAAGACGTCCATGTATGCAGTTACTGTATTTAAAAGAACGGACTGTTCCGTCGAAACCAGCCTTGCTCGCTCAGCGCGAACCCTATTCTCTGCCTCTTCAGTGGCTGCCAATGTTTGTCCGCCCTGAAAGATATTCTGCGTAACAGTAACTTGCGCCTGATATCCGCTGCGTCTGTTGATTTCGTTGTTGTCGTTATTTCGTCTGTTCCAAAAAGTATTACTCCGAACCGAGCCTTCAACTTCCGGACGCCAACCCGACAACGCTTGGCTAACTTGCTCGTCTGTTGCACGCACTAAAGCGCGCTGTGCAAGCAAGGTTGGGTTGTTTTGATACGATAACACCAATGCATCTTCCAAAGTCATCGCATTGGCTGCCTGTAGAGTACCTAGACCACTTGCTATAACCCAAAGTCCACGCAGAACCGTTTGGATTTTACATTTTTTGAAAGTTTTTACTACCAAAGGGAAACCCTCTCCTGGCTACAAGGGCAGTTGCGCACTATTCCAGCCTTCAAAAAAGCGTTTGCAAAAAATTGTTTTAATTGCCTAAATTTCATTTACCACCAAAACCAAATCAACCAACCAAGTACGATTGATCAATAGTTTGCCACCAATAACGCAAACATACCACAAAATCTAGTGCTTTATTACCTGCTAAAACACAAAATTTTGTGGCATTTTAAAATTTGGAAGTATTGACGCTTTCGCATCAAATAAAACGCGGCCGGATTGAGCAGCTCCACTCTTCAAAAATCGAGTTGCCCTGCCCACGCCATTTTCTTGAATAATGGTGGTTAGCCTACCTCCATCCGCCATCTGGTCGAAAATGACGTCGGGCAGTATTTCTACAGCGCCGTCAATGAAAATAGCATCATATGGCGCCTCTTTGACCCAACCCTTTTCTAGGGGCCCCGTCACAGATATAACGTTATCGAGGCCAAGCTGATTACAAACATTAGTGGTTTCTGCGCTCAACATTTTATCATCGCATAATGCAAACACAACACAAGCCAAGCGCGCCATAACCGCTGCTGTGTAGCCACTAGCCCTCCCAATAGCGAGACATATGTCTTTCTCTTTTAATTCTAAACATTGCAACATTCTTGCTGAAGTCATGGGTGCAAGCATTGAGCGCCCATCCGCAATATTTAGCTCTCCATCAGAGTAAGCAAAAGCCTGGAGGTCAACGGGCAAGAAAGCCTCCCTCGGAAGGTCTCCCATCGCAGACAACAATGCTGCATCAGTAACTTTGTTAGTGCGCAACTGACAGTCAACCATATTCTGTCTTGCTTCGACTATATCCATATTAAATCCATCCGATTTTTCCAACCAAACTATTTTTACAGTAACGCCCCATTAAACTTAACAATCCCATCTGCCCGTTTCAAATCACACGTAAAAAATTTATCCGTGCAGCTTCCGCTTGACCTACAGCATTCTCTGATTAATATCCCGCCCCTGCACTAAAAGAATGGTCCGGTGGCAGAGTGGTTATGCAGCGGATTGCAAATCCGTGTACGGGGGTTCGATTCCCTCCCGGACCTCCATGTTTCAAGACATCCCTATAATAAATGCAAATCCTCCTTGACATTAATATGACTGATTGCTGAAACATTACAAAGCAACATATCCAGATGCTCATTAAAAATACGTTATCATAGCTATTCGTCTTGCCTGTGATCAACGCCATTGCTATAAGCCAGCGGCAGAAAAGTTAATTTGCTCATCTACTTTGATCCGCGGTAGCTCAGTTGGTAGAGCAGGCGGCTGTTAACCGCCTTGTCGCAGGTTCGAGTCCTGCCCGCGGAGCCAATAAAATCAAGGGTTTAGAGGACAATAAAAACAAACCTCTAAGCCCTTTTTTAATCCGGTGGGCAGATGGTGGGCAGAATTATTTGCAGTCTGACACCCTCTTGAGCCATTCCCTGGCGTTCTCGCCTGGCAACCGCGATTCGAGATATCGCTCCCGAAGCGTTGTTATCGCCAAATAATACGGATCGACAGCGTCTTTTTCCCAATCATAATCGTTACTCAAGCGGCCTGTTCCAAACCTCATAGCTGCACCGCATGGCGCAGGGGCTTTCCCATATCGAGATCGCCAGGGCTCGATCGGGGGATCCGCCTTTGCCAAAATAGTCTTCCCCTATCTAGTCTTAATTCACAAAACGTGATTATATACCGAGTGCAGTTTACAAAAGAAGCACGGCAGCGGAATAGGAGGCTCTTATGAGCGGAACTTCTGTCGGAACAATTGGAGTTACGCCGACCGGTTCTGCGCTCGGCGCTGATATTCAGGGGATTGATCTGTCGGGGCCGCTCAGCGATGAGCTTCTCGCAAGGCTCATAGAGATTTGGGCAGAACATTTAGTATTGCGGTTTCCCGATCAGAGTTTGGCCGATGAAAAACTTCTCACTCTTACCGAATATTTTGGCGGTCAACAGCCGAGCGGCGCGCGCAAACGCCGGCAGGAAATGGGTTTGGGTGAGCATTCCAAGAACAATCCAACCGATCCACGGTTTAATTATGTCACTAATTTGGATTATGATGGGAATCCATCTGCTAAGCCGCGCGGAAATGGCGCTTACGAATTGCGCTGGCATTCTGATAATAGCTACGTCGAAGTGCCGCCAACGGCTACCTTATTATGGGGGCAAAAGATTCCCGTCGATGGCTCCGGCCAGACCATGTTTTGCAATCAAATTTTAGCTTATGAAGAGCTGCCTGTTAGTTTGAAAGAGATTATCGAAGGCAAACATATGA comes from the Pseudomonadota bacterium genome and includes:
- a CDS encoding valine--tRNA ligase, which gives rise to MSNLEKFYQPNEVEPRLYGEWEDSGAFESGRSPDADPYTIVIPPPNVTGSLHMGHALNNTLQDILIRQARLVGKDALWQPGMDHAGIATQMVVERQLSENGESRREIGRENFLSRVWKWKEQSGGTITKQLRRLGASCDWGRERFTMDEGLSQAVSKVFVQLYSKGLIYRDKRLVNWDPKLETAISDLEVVQTETNGHLWYFRYPIEGMDQKFITVATTRPETMLGDTAVAVHPDDKRYKGMIGEYCLLPLVGRRIEIIEDEYADPEQGSGAVKITPAHDFNDFEVGRRHELDMINVLDARGRISDEAPERYRGLDRFEAREKIIKDIKAEGLFEKVEDHIHMVPYGDRGGVPIEPYLTDQWFVNAKELAKPAIKAVEDGDTKFVPENWSKTYFEWMRNIQPWCISRQLWWGHQIPAWYGPDGEIFVALSEEEAHQAAQKHYGKITELRRDEDVLDTWFSSGLWSFSTLGWPEKTSDLDRRYPTDVLVTGFDIIFFWVARMMMLGIEFMGDVPFRTVYVHALVRDENGQKMSKSKGNVIDPLELIDQYGCDALRFTLASLAAPGRDIKLSVGRVEGARNFATKIWNAARFCEMNNCPFGTEFDPRHVSQTVNRWIIGELVNCSIKTSRELEIFRFNDAAQTLYQFVWGTYCDWYLEFAKPLLAHKNEKIKTETQNTAAWLFEQMLILLHPFMPFITEELYQRLIGGRHKQLILERWPSLELGLRDETTANEIDWVIRLITGVRSVRAEMNVPAGAKIPAIIVGLGEKDRGWLMEHEKLICRLARISDFSTDKSIPSDAVQLVHDDVTIFLQLAAVIDLDAEKNRLDKEMKKAVAEIDKLKRKLDNEQFLQKAPAEIIEEQRLRLVSENRVKNKLALALERLTAHQ
- a CDS encoding DUF2497 domain-containing protein, producing the protein MSEGGGQQGPSMDEILASIRKIISEDDDGQKSDMKGAPPDTVEDDDSELVLEDEVPGEDDDEEEIELVDEIKDEVSNPDDGLEKQPEEATIASEIEAAPPPPPPPPPPPPPPSKPPEKKADALVGDPQRAKMTNSLTSLSAAIREHRPGTTVEQLAEDLLRPMLREWLDANLPDMVERLVQKEIQRMADQAEPK
- a CDS encoding TolC family outer membrane protein, with amino-acid sequence MVVKTFKKCKIQTVLRGLWVIASGLGTLQAANAMTLEDALVLSYQNNPTLLAQRALVRATDEQVSQALSGWRPEVEGSVRSNTFWNRRNNDNNEINRRSGYQAQVTVTQNIFQGGQTLAATEEAENRVRAERARLVSTEQSVLLNTVTAYMDVFRDGAVLKLTVNNEKVLARQLEATQDRFNVGEVTRTDVAQAEARLSGAQADRIQAEGNLKTSRGVFRQIVGVDATDLNKPDPALELPSDAKDAIRLAKENSPVILAAKFDEAAALHNANEITGELLPSLDLIGQATKGRNQSVLNRDNTDYELRAQLTVPIYQQGSVFSRVREAKQLHAQSRMQIEEARRQAVEEATSGWESLSTARARIESLKAEVRAAQIALEGVQQEALVGSRTVLNVLDAEQELLDAKVDLVRAERDEVVARFDVMSATGRLTGPALKLPSGYYDTNVHYSAVQWKIFGLGDDIGSSNVSNEVKKP
- a CDS encoding protein-L-isoaspartate O-methyltransferase, with translation MDIVEARQNMVDCQLRTNKVTDAALLSAMGDLPREAFLPVDLQAFAYSDGELNIADGRSMLAPMTSARMLQCLELKEKDICLAIGRASGYTAAVMARLACVVFALCDDKMLSAETTNVCNQLGLDNVISVTGPLEKGWVKEAPYDAIFIDGAVEILPDVIFDQMADGGRLTTIIQENGVGRATRFLKSGAAQSGRVLFDAKASILPNFKMPQNFVF
- a CDS encoding TauD/TfdA family dioxygenase, with product MSGTSVGTIGVTPTGSALGADIQGIDLSGPLSDELLARLIEIWAEHLVLRFPDQSLADEKLLTLTEYFGGQQPSGARKRRQEMGLGEHSKNNPTDPRFNYVTNLDYDGNPSAKPRGNGAYELRWHSDNSYVEVPPTATLLWGQKIPVDGSGQTMFCNQILAYEELPVSLKEIIEGKHMIHDGSRNTANMVQVGGKAPKTQADIKGPVHPMVRIHPPTGKRALFLGRRWDYPSTYIVEMPGDEGEELMDRLWAHATQEKYVWVQNWTPGDLIMWDNRAVMHRRTAVNPSSPRIMHRALIKGDPVVSAWDNVAAAE